Proteins encoded by one window of Chryseobacterium foetidum:
- a CDS encoding TonB-dependent receptor plug domain-containing protein, whose translation MIRKLITISAVSAFFSVSAQEKHSDIDSVQIQGKFIATPYKSANQNISVITKADILASPAKSIDEVLQLVPGMDIRRRGANGVQSDVSFRGGSFEQMLILINGIRMNDSQTGHNSLNIPVDLDDVERIEVIKGPAARRFGQNAYAGAINIITKSEPGKRVKISAEAGDYETYGMGLNANFGNEKFSNLLQVNSNSSQGYRYNTDYEIRNAYYQNQLKIKNGSLRLQAGISEKKFGANGFYSSPLATEQYEELQASIVSLAHQQSFGKFRLNSNVYWRRGQDMYVFNRAKPEIYRNMHIGNNVGGEVNASYNSNLGTTGLGVELRKEYLASNNLGHRERFVTQVFFEHHFSFFNKKLNISPGASWANYSTDGNFFYPGIDVGYTFLENSKVYGNIARVHRVPTFTDLYYLSKTEQGNMNLLPENAVYAEIGYQYQTKNILAKASGFLRDGNNTIDWTKISLTDPVWYAKNVGDSNIKGVELEFDHKVTDWLRYTVGYTFLENKLTNPESVFARYNLDNLKHQFVGKLQNRFLKYFTNELVYRYNERLNFGSYQLLDEKISFTKNDLSVYILVNNVTNTKYSEVFYSNDLNIPMPQRWFHLGFTYQLNFR comes from the coding sequence CATTTTTTTCGGTTTCAGCACAGGAAAAACATTCAGATATTGATTCTGTGCAGATTCAGGGAAAATTTATTGCAACGCCCTACAAATCTGCCAATCAGAATATTTCAGTAATAACAAAAGCAGATATTCTGGCTTCGCCTGCAAAAAGTATCGACGAAGTTCTTCAGCTGGTGCCGGGAATGGATATCAGAAGAAGAGGTGCCAACGGTGTGCAGAGTGACGTGAGTTTCAGAGGCGGATCTTTTGAGCAGATGCTTATTCTCATCAACGGAATAAGGATGAATGATTCTCAAACGGGACACAATTCTTTGAATATTCCTGTTGATTTGGATGATGTGGAACGAATTGAAGTCATAAAAGGTCCTGCAGCAAGACGTTTCGGACAGAATGCCTACGCCGGAGCTATTAATATCATTACAAAATCAGAACCTGGAAAGCGCGTGAAAATAAGTGCGGAAGCCGGAGATTATGAAACCTACGGAATGGGACTGAATGCCAATTTCGGAAACGAAAAATTCTCAAACTTACTTCAAGTGAATAGTAATTCTTCTCAGGGTTACCGTTACAATACAGATTACGAAATCCGCAACGCTTATTATCAAAATCAGCTTAAAATAAAAAACGGAAGTTTGAGACTTCAGGCCGGAATTTCTGAGAAGAAATTTGGAGCCAACGGGTTTTATTCCTCTCCTTTAGCTACAGAACAATATGAAGAATTGCAGGCTTCTATCGTGAGTTTAGCACATCAGCAGAGTTTTGGAAAGTTTAGATTAAATTCAAATGTATACTGGCGGAGAGGGCAGGACATGTATGTTTTCAACAGAGCCAAGCCTGAGATTTACCGAAATATGCACATCGGAAACAATGTGGGTGGAGAAGTGAATGCAAGTTACAACTCAAATCTGGGAACTACTGGTTTGGGTGTTGAGCTGAGAAAGGAATATCTGGCAAGTAATAATCTGGGACATCGTGAAAGATTTGTAACACAGGTTTTCTTCGAACATCATTTTTCTTTCTTTAATAAAAAATTAAACATCAGTCCGGGTGCTTCCTGGGCAAATTATTCGACAGACGGAAACTTCTTTTATCCGGGAATTGATGTAGGCTATACCTTTCTTGAAAACAGCAAAGTGTACGGGAATATTGCCAGAGTTCACAGAGTTCCGACGTTTACAGATTTGTATTATTTAAGCAAAACCGAACAGGGAAATATGAATCTGTTGCCTGAAAATGCCGTGTATGCAGAAATCGGTTACCAGTATCAGACCAAAAATATTTTAGCTAAAGCCAGCGGATTTCTGAGGGATGGAAACAATACCATCGACTGGACAAAAATAAGTCTTACAGATCCCGTTTGGTACGCAAAAAATGTGGGAGACAGCAATATAAAAGGGGTTGAGCTTGAGTTCGATCACAAAGTAACAGACTGGCTGAGATACACTGTTGGCTATACGTTCCTTGAAAATAAACTTACAAATCCGGAATCTGTTTTCGCAAGATACAATCTCGATAATCTGAAGCATCAGTTTGTGGGAAAACTGCAGAACCGTTTCCTGAAATATTTCACCAACGAACTGGTTTACCGATACAATGAAAGACTGAATTTTGGGAGCTACCAGCTTTTGGATGAGAAAATAAGTTTTACGAAAAATGACCTTTCCGTTTATATTTTAGTTAACAATGTTACCAATACAAAGTATTCTGAAGTTTTTTATTCAAATGATTTGAACATTCCTATGCCCCAGAGGTGGTTTCATCTTGGTTTCACCTATCAGCTTAATTTTAGATAA
- a CDS encoding DUF2490 domain-containing protein — protein MKFFVGLGLILGLGFANAQEHISSFNAITLTYKFHPKFFLYAETQMRGIEEYDYPDYYEIKGGLGYNLTKTHKPFVGLGRYATYKNHTISREEFRVWLQDVIDFKKGSFKFENRFRAEKSWFYDPIKDIRSERMRYRYRLNITLPLNSKSVKPGTVFANVYDEIFVVSPNKPTFARNRVYGGVGYQIDENFGMLGGYLWQREFEAAGNKNVHFVYFALNINIDDTDNNNKTYHFPGAD, from the coding sequence ATGAAATTCTTTGTCGGTCTGGGTTTGATTTTAGGATTAGGTTTTGCAAATGCACAGGAACATATTTCCAGTTTTAATGCAATTACGCTGACTTATAAATTTCATCCGAAATTTTTCCTGTATGCAGAAACTCAGATGCGTGGAATTGAGGAGTATGATTACCCCGATTATTATGAGATAAAAGGAGGTTTAGGTTACAATTTAACCAAAACCCATAAGCCTTTTGTCGGTTTGGGAAGATATGCTACTTACAAAAACCATACGATCAGCCGTGAAGAATTCAGGGTTTGGCTTCAGGACGTGATTGATTTCAAAAAAGGATCTTTTAAATTTGAAAACCGTTTCCGTGCCGAGAAAAGCTGGTTTTACGATCCCATCAAAGATATCAGATCCGAAAGAATGAGATACCGTTACCGACTTAACATCACGCTTCCTCTTAATTCAAAATCAGTAAAGCCGGGAACTGTATTTGCCAATGTTTATGATGAAATTTTTGTCGTAAGTCCCAACAAACCTACTTTCGCAAGAAACAGAGTGTATGGCGGTGTTGGTTATCAGATCGACGAAAACTTCGGAATGCTCGGCGGTTACCTGTGGCAGAGAGAATTTGAAGCGGCGGGAAACAAAAACGTGCATTTCGTTTATTTCGCCCTAAACATCAATATTGATGACACAGACAATAACAACAAAACCTATCATTTTCCGGGAGCAGATTAA
- a CDS encoding SatD family protein, with protein MIAVITGDIINSQHADTEVWITRLKNLLAKWGKSPHTWEIYRGDEFQLKCSIDDVFWRFLAIKSLIKSQENLDVRMAIGIGEENFSSEKITESNGTAYVNSGRLLNDLKSDGHTVSIKTSNDSLDRDLNILLKWSSKDFDSWTMATSEIIHEMIMNQDNTQEDLAKKFTISQSSISQRLKRANYELIVETNQYFKKKISEL; from the coding sequence ATGATAGCGGTCATCACTGGTGATATTATTAATTCTCAACATGCAGACACAGAAGTTTGGATTACCAGACTGAAAAATCTCCTTGCGAAATGGGGAAAAAGTCCACACACATGGGAAATTTACAGAGGTGATGAGTTCCAGCTTAAATGCAGTATCGATGACGTTTTTTGGCGTTTCTTAGCCATTAAATCCCTTATAAAAAGTCAGGAAAATTTAGATGTAAGAATGGCGATTGGCATTGGTGAAGAAAATTTCTCATCAGAAAAAATCACCGAGTCCAACGGAACGGCTTATGTGAATTCCGGAAGACTGCTTAACGACCTGAAATCTGACGGCCACACCGTATCCATCAAAACTTCAAACGATTCTTTAGACAGAGACCTTAACATTCTGTTGAAATGGTCATCTAAAGACTTTGACAGCTGGACGATGGCGACATCAGAAATCATTCACGAAATGATTATGAATCAGGATAATACACAGGAAGATCTTGCCAAGAAATTTACCATTTCGCAATCTTCTATCAGCCAGAGACTGAAACGCGCCAACTACGAGCTTATCGTGGAAACCAACCAGTATTTTAAAAAGAAAATTTCAGAATTGTAA
- a CDS encoding DUF3307 domain-containing protein has product MIFIQLILAHLLGDFLLQPNSWVADKENRKLKSPFLYLHVLIHTVLSFIFLWNIELWWVAVLVGVTHLIIDACKLSFQNIQTKKRWFFIDQLLHVAVIGGVSFYFNEFDFDFLKDEDFLKVLMGALFLTSPASIFIKLLLSSWTPVNEQAGSLQTESLSNAGKYIGILERLMVFTFIMVNHWEGVGFMVAAKSVFRFSDLAQAKQRKLTEYVLIGTLLSFGLAVLTGILIK; this is encoded by the coding sequence ATGATTTTTATTCAACTCATATTGGCACATTTACTCGGAGATTTTCTTCTTCAGCCAAACTCATGGGTTGCAGATAAAGAAAACCGCAAACTGAAAAGTCCATTTCTCTACCTTCACGTTCTGATTCACACCGTTTTAAGTTTTATTTTCCTTTGGAATATCGAGCTTTGGTGGGTTGCTGTTTTGGTAGGAGTTACGCATTTAATTATTGATGCCTGCAAACTCAGTTTTCAGAATATTCAGACCAAAAAAAGATGGTTTTTCATCGATCAGTTGCTTCATGTAGCAGTTATCGGCGGAGTTTCTTTTTATTTTAATGAATTTGATTTTGATTTTCTGAAAGATGAAGATTTTCTAAAAGTTTTAATGGGCGCTTTATTTTTAACATCGCCTGCTTCAATTTTCATTAAATTATTATTGTCATCATGGACGCCAGTGAACGAACAGGCGGGAAGTCTTCAAACCGAATCATTATCCAACGCCGGAAAATACATCGGAATTTTAGAACGTCTTATGGTCTTCACATTTATTATGGTAAACCATTGGGAAGGCGTAGGTTTTATGGTCGCAGCAAAATCTGTTTTCAGATTCAGTGATCTGGCACAGGCAAAGCAGCGAAAACTCACAGAATATGTATTAATAGGTACATTGCTGAGTTTTGGACTGGCCGTTTTAACAGGAATTTTAATTAAGTAA
- the purC gene encoding phosphoribosylaminoimidazolesuccinocarboxamide synthase encodes MSQKLEMLYEGKAKQVFATENPEEVVVRFKDDATAFNAQKRGSVDLKGEMNNAITTLIFEYLNEKGIKTHFIKQIDEREQLVKKVSIIPLEMVVRNYSAGSMAQRLGVEEGIKSPVTIFDICYKKDELGDPLINDHHAVFLGAATYEELDEMYELTSDINEILIELFDKMNIILVDFKIELGKTSTGEIILADEISPDTCRLWDKDTMKKLDKDRFRRDLGEVTEAYVEIYNRLKVVLGK; translated from the coding sequence ATGAGTCAAAAGCTAGAAATGTTGTATGAAGGGAAAGCAAAACAAGTATTTGCAACCGAAAATCCTGAAGAAGTTGTAGTACGTTTCAAAGACGATGCAACAGCATTTAACGCTCAAAAAAGAGGATCTGTAGATTTGAAAGGCGAAATGAACAACGCTATCACAACCCTTATTTTTGAATATTTGAATGAAAAAGGAATTAAAACTCATTTCATCAAACAGATAGACGAGAGAGAGCAGCTCGTAAAAAAAGTTTCAATTATTCCTTTGGAAATGGTGGTAAGAAACTATTCTGCAGGAAGCATGGCTCAGAGATTAGGTGTGGAAGAAGGAATTAAATCTCCCGTAACCATCTTCGATATTTGCTACAAAAAAGACGAATTGGGAGATCCGCTTATCAACGATCACCACGCTGTTTTCCTAGGTGCAGCCACTTACGAAGAGCTTGACGAAATGTATGAATTAACTTCAGACATCAACGAAATTCTAATCGAGCTTTTCGATAAAATGAATATCATTTTGGTTGATTTCAAAATCGAATTAGGAAAAACTTCAACCGGCGAAATTATTCTTGCTGACGAAATTTCTCCTGATACCTGCAGACTTTGGGACAAAGACACGATGAAGAAACTGGATAAAGACAGATTCAGAAGAGATCTTGGGGAAGTTACAGAAGCTTACGTGGAGATCTACAACAGACTGAAAGTCGTACTTGGTAAGTAA
- the purF gene encoding amidophosphoribosyltransferase, with the protein MKSLDIHKSEYLKQFETQTYGRNLFRTQEEERMDAPNEECGIFGMYSDNDLDTFSLSQFGLFALQHRGQEACGISVLKDGKITNMKDEGLVLDVYKEIQEPETFMGNSAIGHTRYTTAGDKKKYNFQPFFAKNEYDQIILSIAHNGNLTNAKKLKTELEAEGVVFRATSDSEVILRLIQKNLDLGLRGAIKATMEKIEGAYSVVGMTRNKFFAFRDFNGIRPLVLGATSENSYVVASESVALDAVGAQYVRDILPGEIVYTSENDPGKLHSYMADEAKGKQRICSFEYIYFARPDSSLENINVYEIREKSGEKIWEQAPVEADIVIGVPDSGVPAAIGFSKASGIPFRPVLIKNRYIGRSFIVPTQEMRERIVNLKLNPIISEIKGKRVVIIDDSIVRGTTSKRLVKILKEAGVKEIHFRSVSPPIIAPCYLGIDTPSKDDLISANMSTEQLRDYLGVDSLEFLSTDNLKEILGSSNHCFGCFTEEYPVAKGEEIELFS; encoded by the coding sequence ATGAAAAGTTTAGACATTCATAAAAGTGAATATTTAAAACAGTTTGAGACTCAAACCTACGGAAGAAATCTTTTCAGAACGCAGGAAGAAGAAAGAATGGACGCTCCGAATGAGGAGTGCGGTATCTTCGGAATGTATTCTGATAACGATCTCGACACGTTTTCTCTTTCTCAGTTCGGGCTTTTTGCGCTTCAGCACAGAGGTCAGGAAGCTTGTGGTATTTCTGTTCTTAAAGATGGGAAAATCACCAATATGAAAGATGAAGGTTTGGTTTTGGATGTTTATAAAGAAATCCAGGAACCGGAAACTTTTATGGGAAACTCTGCAATCGGTCACACAAGATATACGACTGCGGGAGACAAAAAGAAATATAATTTTCAGCCATTTTTTGCTAAAAACGAATATGACCAGATTATACTTTCTATCGCTCACAACGGTAATTTAACCAATGCGAAAAAGCTGAAAACAGAACTGGAAGCTGAGGGCGTAGTCTTCAGGGCAACTTCAGATTCTGAGGTTATTTTAAGACTGATTCAGAAAAATCTTGATTTGGGACTTCGTGGAGCAATCAAAGCGACGATGGAAAAGATTGAGGGAGCTTATTCAGTTGTAGGAATGACGAGAAATAAATTCTTCGCGTTCAGAGATTTCAACGGAATCAGACCTTTGGTTTTAGGAGCTACGAGCGAAAATTCTTATGTTGTAGCTTCAGAATCTGTTGCATTAGACGCTGTTGGAGCTCAGTATGTGAGAGATATTTTGCCTGGTGAAATTGTTTACACAAGCGAAAACGACCCTGGAAAACTTCATTCTTATATGGCTGATGAAGCAAAGGGAAAGCAAAGAATCTGTTCTTTTGAATATATTTATTTTGCAAGACCCGATTCTTCGCTTGAAAACATTAATGTTTACGAAATCAGAGAAAAATCCGGTGAGAAAATCTGGGAACAGGCTCCTGTGGAGGCTGACATCGTAATCGGTGTTCCTGATTCGGGAGTTCCTGCGGCGATTGGCTTTTCCAAGGCTTCGGGGATACCTTTCCGTCCGGTTTTAATTAAAAACAGATACATTGGAAGAAGTTTCATTGTTCCGACTCAGGAAATGCGAGAAAGAATTGTGAATTTAAAACTGAACCCGATTATTTCTGAAATCAAGGGCAAAAGAGTAGTGATCATCGATGATTCTATCGTTCGTGGAACTACTTCAAAACGTTTGGTTAAAATTTTGAAAGAAGCGGGTGTAAAGGAAATTCACTTCAGAAGTGTTTCGCCGCCGATTATTGCACCTTGTTATTTAGGAATTGACACGCCATCAAAAGATGATTTGATTTCTGCAAATATGTCTACAGAACAATTAAGAGATTATTTGGGGGTGGATTCTCTGGAATTTTTAAGTACAGATAATTTAAAGGAAATTTTAGGTTCTTCCAACCATTGCTTCGGATGTTTTACAGAAGAATATCCTGTAGCAAAAGGAGAGGAGATCGAATTATTCAGTTAA
- a CDS encoding porin family protein, with the protein MKKLILGIAVLSTTLAFAQTTPSSNSSMSPVRFGLKAGMNVASLSKDAGLEDQKSKIGFNAGVFANIPVAESFSIQPELLYNQLGSKIEDVNEYTIAGVTTRNVESYSTNLDYLTVPVMFQYNFVPNFYIEAGPEFGFMLSAKNKGDRTTTVTSGSNTSTTNASYTDDIDKDNLNTFNFGVGIGLGYYFTDNIGLTARYVAGVTDVAKDRPSGSDAIRNNNFQVGLAFKF; encoded by the coding sequence ATGAAAAAGTTAATCTTAGGAATTGCAGTTTTGTCGACGACGTTGGCATTTGCACAGACTACACCAAGTTCAAATTCATCAATGTCTCCGGTGAGATTTGGTTTGAAAGCAGGTATGAACGTTGCTTCATTATCTAAAGATGCAGGTCTTGAGGATCAGAAATCTAAAATCGGTTTTAATGCGGGTGTATTTGCAAACATTCCTGTAGCAGAATCTTTCAGCATTCAGCCAGAACTTTTGTACAACCAGTTAGGTTCTAAAATTGAAGATGTAAATGAGTATACAATTGCTGGCGTAACTACCAGAAATGTTGAATCTTACTCTACAAATCTTGATTATTTAACAGTACCGGTAATGTTCCAGTACAACTTTGTACCAAATTTTTACATTGAGGCAGGTCCGGAATTCGGATTTATGTTAAGTGCTAAAAATAAAGGGGATAGAACTACCACAGTAACTTCTGGATCAAACACTTCTACAACCAACGCAAGCTATACAGATGATATCGACAAGGATAATCTGAATACTTTCAACTTCGGTGTTGGGATCGGTTTGGGATATTATTTCACAGACAATATCGGACTTACAGCAAGATATGTTGCGGGCGTAACAGACGTTGCTAAAGACAGACCTAGCGGTTCTGATGCAATCAGAAACAACAACTTCCAGGTTGGTTTGGCATTCAAATTCTAA
- the aroB gene encoding 3-dehydroquinate synthase, protein MITLSDENFTDLNQFLTEKSFSKIFILVDENTHEYCLPLFLGNLETETSFEILEIEAGEEMKNIQTANQLWEILTEMKADRKALIINLGGGVITDMGGFVASTYKRGIQFINIPTTLLSMCDASIGGKTGIDLMHYKNMVGTFSFSEQIYVYPKFLETLPAKELKSGFAEMLKHGLIADRKHWEDLIQLNEIDAVGIEPFIHQSMEIKQEVVNADFQEKNVRKTLNFGHTIGHAFESLCLQNENPILHGEAVALGMICETHLSYLEGLISADDSELIIENIAKYFCYIDITDFKEEDIFNLLLNDKKNNDAKINFSLLSGIGSCVFDHECSTENIQKAIDFYKKMSGF, encoded by the coding sequence ATGATTACTTTATCAGACGAAAATTTCACAGATCTCAATCAGTTTCTTACAGAAAAGTCTTTCAGTAAAATTTTTATTCTGGTGGATGAAAATACCCACGAATATTGTCTTCCTTTATTTTTAGGAAATCTGGAAACCGAGACTTCCTTTGAAATTCTTGAAATTGAAGCGGGCGAAGAAATGAAAAACATCCAGACTGCCAATCAGCTTTGGGAGATTCTTACCGAAATGAAGGCCGACAGAAAAGCTTTAATCATCAACCTTGGCGGAGGTGTTATTACCGACATGGGAGGTTTTGTAGCTTCTACCTATAAGAGAGGAATACAATTCATCAATATTCCTACTACTCTCCTTTCCATGTGCGATGCGTCGATTGGAGGAAAGACCGGAATAGATCTGATGCATTATAAAAATATGGTGGGAACATTTTCTTTTTCTGAGCAGATTTATGTTTATCCTAAATTTTTAGAGACACTTCCAGCGAAAGAACTTAAAAGCGGATTTGCCGAAATGCTGAAACACGGTTTGATTGCCGACAGAAAACACTGGGAAGATTTGATTCAATTGAATGAAATTGATGCTGTTGGGATAGAACCATTTATCCATCAGTCGATGGAAATTAAACAGGAAGTCGTAAATGCCGATTTTCAGGAGAAAAATGTGAGAAAGACTTTAAATTTTGGTCACACGATTGGTCACGCTTTTGAAAGTTTGTGTCTGCAAAACGAAAATCCGATTCTTCACGGAGAAGCGGTAGCGTTGGGAATGATTTGCGAAACGCATCTTTCTTATCTGGAAGGTTTGATTTCTGCAGATGATTCAGAATTGATTATAGAAAACATCGCTAAATACTTCTGTTACATTGATATCACTGATTTTAAAGAAGAAGATATTTTTAACCTGCTTTTAAATGACAAGAAAAATAACGATGCTAAAATCAATTTTTCTCTGCTTTCCGGAATCGGTTCGTGTGTGTTTGATCATGAATGCAGCACTGAAAATATCCAAAAAGCGATTGATTTCTACAAAAAAATGAGCGGCTTTTAA
- a CDS encoding pseudouridine synthase produces MSRDNNNSGRPKKPRSSTRNSDSPHASKSGNSGSGSFKKSFPKAGERNSDSRKSSGTSYQDRMDKKFGKTEQKDFITNPGEEKKPFKKYAPSRGGSRPKSFDARDKYERGSLKYGRRPGAEGNEDKNKSFVQKRRLSKIDKDIHKDTIRLNKFIANSGICSRREADELITQGLVEVNGKVVTEMGYQVQKSDKVIFDGQNITPEKPVYVLLNKPKGYISTTKDDKARKTVMDLVANASPYRVFPVGRLDRSTTGVILLTNDGHMTKKLTHPSFDAKKIYHVTLDKKLTNEDLKLIAEGIRLDEGVAEVDQISFIEGKPRNEVGIEIHIGWNRVIRRIFQRLGYEVEALDRVMFAGLTKKNIKRGHWRILTELEVNNLKML; encoded by the coding sequence ATGAGCAGAGACAACAATAATTCGGGGAGACCTAAAAAACCTAGATCTTCAACAAGAAATTCAGACAGTCCTCATGCTTCAAAATCAGGAAATTCAGGTTCAGGATCTTTCAAAAAATCTTTCCCGAAAGCAGGCGAAAGAAATTCTGATTCCAGAAAAAGTTCAGGTACAAGCTATCAGGACAGAATGGATAAGAAATTCGGAAAAACTGAACAGAAAGATTTTATTACCAATCCAGGTGAAGAAAAAAAACCTTTCAAAAAATATGCACCGAGCAGAGGTGGCAGCAGACCCAAAAGTTTTGACGCCAGAGATAAGTATGAGAGAGGCAGCCTGAAATACGGAAGAAGACCGGGAGCAGAAGGCAATGAAGATAAAAACAAATCATTTGTTCAGAAAAGAAGACTGAGCAAAATTGATAAAGATATTCACAAAGATACGATCCGTCTGAATAAATTCATCGCCAACTCTGGAATTTGCAGCAGAAGAGAAGCTGATGAGTTGATTACTCAAGGTCTGGTGGAAGTAAACGGGAAAGTAGTGACAGAAATGGGTTATCAGGTTCAGAAATCTGATAAAGTGATTTTTGACGGACAGAATATCACTCCTGAAAAGCCTGTTTACGTACTTTTAAACAAGCCTAAAGGATATATTTCTACAACAAAAGATGATAAGGCAAGAAAAACCGTAATGGATTTGGTGGCAAACGCTTCTCCTTACAGAGTTTTCCCTGTTGGAAGATTAGACCGTTCGACGACCGGAGTTATTCTTTTGACAAACGACGGTCACATGACAAAAAAACTGACGCATCCATCTTTTGATGCGAAGAAGATTTATCATGTTACTTTAGATAAAAAACTTACGAACGAAGATTTGAAGCTTATTGCAGAAGGAATCCGATTGGATGAAGGGGTTGCAGAGGTTGATCAGATTTCATTTATCGAAGGTAAACCAAGAAATGAAGTGGGAATCGAGATTCACATTGGCTGGAACCGTGTAATCAGAAGGATTTTCCAGAGATTGGGATACGAAGTGGAAGCTTTAGACAGAGTGATGTTTGCAGGTTTAACCAAGAAAAACATTAAGAGAGGTCACTGGAGAATTCTTACAGAACTGGAAGTGAATAATCTGAAAATGCTTTAA
- a CDS encoding NUDIX hydrolase → MIPNFIHTYVSVDCVVFGFDNENRLNILLVQRHFENTPDEQHRKLPGSLIMNNEDVDDAAQRVLTELTGIKKMVLKQFKCFADPNRANEKDVKWMDKEYNHHIDRIITVAYLSLCKIDRKINSSKYETVDWFPIDKVPDLPFDHNQIIKESLIEIRKWIESDFTIIFELLPKKFTIRQLYQLYSAISEKYIDIKNFHKKISSFNYIIQLDEIETNVAHRAARYYSFDQKIYKKNNTKLIK, encoded by the coding sequence ATGATTCCAAATTTTATACATACTTATGTTTCGGTAGACTGCGTTGTCTTTGGGTTTGATAACGAAAACAGACTCAACATTCTTTTGGTACAGCGCCATTTTGAAAATACGCCCGATGAGCAGCACAGAAAGCTTCCCGGAAGCCTCATTATGAATAATGAAGATGTTGATGACGCAGCGCAAAGGGTTTTGACCGAACTTACAGGCATTAAAAAAATGGTTTTAAAACAGTTCAAATGCTTCGCAGACCCCAACAGAGCTAATGAAAAAGATGTGAAATGGATGGACAAAGAGTACAACCACCACATCGACAGAATTATTACGGTAGCCTATCTTTCCCTCTGTAAAATTGACAGAAAAATCAACAGCAGCAAATACGAAACGGTAGATTGGTTCCCAATTGATAAAGTTCCGGATCTGCCTTTTGATCACAATCAGATCATCAAAGAATCCCTCATCGAAATCCGCAAATGGATCGAATCTGATTTCACTATTATTTTTGAGCTTCTGCCAAAGAAATTTACTATCAGACAGTTGTATCAACTGTACAGCGCAATCAGCGAAAAATATATTGACATCAAAAATTTTCACAAAAAAATATCGTCATTCAATTATATCATTCAGCTGGATGAGATTGAAACGAATGTGGCTCACCGTGCAGCGAGATATTACAGTTTTGATCAGAAGATTTACAAGAAAAACAATACTAAACTCATCAAATAA